TCTGGATGAGCAGGCCGACCCGGAAAAGAACTTCGAGTTTATGCGCGTTATCCTGAACTGGCTCGACGATAAGCAGAAGCAGAAGGCCTAGCCGCCCGGGCTTATTGCTGGTAGCCGGCCAGCTGCCGCAGCTGGGCGGGTCGTAAGGGCGGCCGTCTTTTATCACCAGCTTCACTTGGCGCAGGTTCTGGATTTTTTCCAGCGGGTTACCGGCTATCAGCACCAGGTCGGCCTGCTTGCCCACTTCGATAGAGCCACTTTGCTTGTCGAGCTTCATAACCCGGGCCGGCGTGATGGTGGCCGTTTGCAGGGCTTGCAGCGGGGTGAGGCCGGCCTGCACGTAGAGCTCCAGCTCCCGGTCGATGCTGGTGCCGGGAAAGCCCATATCGGTGCCGGCCACGATGGTAATACCCTGGTCGTAAAGCACTTTTACCAGCTGCACCAAACTTAGGAACTGGGGCCGAAACTGAGCCGCATCCTTCGGGTCGCCGCCCATGCTGGTGAACAGAGCTTGCAGGGGTTGGGGCAGTTTGGCAAAGGCGGGCTCCAGCGTGGTAATATCGTCCTGGGTGGAGCGGCCCATGATTTCGTAAACGCCCAGGGTGGGGTCAATGACGGTGCGGTGGGCCTTCAAGAACCGGAAAGCCCGCAGGCTGGCTGTGTCAGTGAAGTTATACGACCGGTCGGCGTTGCGCTTCAGCACCGAGCCCACATAGGGCAGGTGGTTTACCTGGTCCATGCCCGCCTGTACGCCCTGGTAAATGTTCATCCCGTCGGGAATGTGCCCCGTCACGGTCAGGCCCTGGCGGTGGGCTTCGGCGCAAATGGCCCGCACGATTTCGGGCTTCAGGGAGCTGTAGAGCTTGATTTGCGCGAAGCCGTTGGCCTTGTACTTCTGCACGGCTTGCACCGCCTCGGCCGGGGTGTTGGCCCGCACGATGCCCAAGGGCCGTGCTCCGTTGCCGTCGATAAGACCGGCCTTGAGAATGCGCGGCCCCACGCCCTGGCCCGTGTCGATGGCCTGCTGAATGGCGTTGATGTAGCTAAACTCGTTGCCACAGTCGCGCACGGTCGTGACGCCGGCAGCCAGGTAGGCGGGGCCCCACTCGGCCTGCTGGAAGTGGGCGTGCATGTCCCACAGGCCCGGCACCAAGGTTTGCCCGGCAGCCTGAATAACCTCCGCTCCCGGCGGTATCTTCACCTTGCCCACCGCCCCGATTTTGGTAATCTTCCCGTTTTCGATGAGCACCACCGCGTTGGGTCGCAGCTGCCCACTCACTACGTCGAGCACCGCGCCCCCACTGATGGCCAGTACCTTGGGCTTGGCCGTGGCTTTGGCTCCCACCTCGGCCGAAAACAGGCGCATGCCGTGGGTAGCGGCCCGCCCGATAAGCGTAGGCAGCAGACTTTCGTAGGGCTGCCACATCATCTCGATTTTGTCGCCTTCCCCGTCGTTGGTAATAATGCACATTAGGCGGCCCTGCTGGTCGGTCCAGAGCAACTCATTGCCCCACACCAGGCCTTTGATAACGTAGCGTTCCAGCACCAGGGGCTTGTTCTGAAACGTAAGCGTATCCTGCCCGGCCCGACTGATTTGCACATTTCCCGCAGGCAGCGTGGCAATGTTGGCGGGCCGGCCGTGCTGCTGCCAGTAGCGCAAGAGCAGCATCTGCCCCGTAGCCGGGGAGTAGCCCGCCACCGGAAAGCTTAGCGGCCCCACGGCCGTCGTCGTTACTTTCTCATCGACCCGCACGTACGCCTGTCCGCCCCGAACCTCGACGGAGTCGTTGATGGTCGACATGCGGGAAGTGCGGCCTTTCACGGCTAGGCGCAGCGGCTCGTGGGCGGGCGTCACCATGAGGCGGGCCCGCAGCGGAACCGGGGAGCCGCGGTCCACGAACCTAAAATTCACCTCGTAGGTCAGCGCCTGGGGCGTGCGGGTCAGGTGGTAAGTTTCCTTGCCGATGGGCTGCTCAAACTTGTGCAGCACATACGTGGCGCTATCCGGGGAAGCTGGGGTCGACGACTGGGCCAGAGCCGGGGCACCGCCTAACAAGGCTAGCAGTAACGAATAGATTTTCATCAGAATACGCGTCATGAATTACTACAATCACAATATACAGGGAAAGCAATATTAAGTACTTTTTACCGTTTACGAAACAATTCGTATTTATCATCAAATTAAAAGGCCCTTACCAGTTGGCAAGGGCCTCTCCGCAGTAGCTAATCTAGCGCCTACTTGATTTTTACTTCACCGTCATCAGCGTCGCGCTTTACTTTCGTGCCACTGGGGTATTCCACTTTGGTATCACCATCGGCGTCGATTTTCACGGTTTTGCCATTGGCGTACTTAATCTTGGTTTCGCCGTTTTTGTCCCGGTCATATTTCACGATGCGCGGACCGCGGCGGGCGGGCCGGGCGGCAGCCGGAGCCGCGCTGGTCGTCGTTTTGGTCGTGGTTTCGGTGGTCGTTACCGTCGTGCCCTCGTCGTAGCCCGAGCCATAGTAGCGGCCCCGGTTGCTCTGGTAGGTGTTGTAGCGGGTTTCATCGTTGAACACGGTCTTAATTTCGTTGTCCGTGTCGGTATCCACCTGGCGCGTAGCCACGTACTGCCCGGTCGTGTCGCTGATGTAGCGCGACTTCAGCTCGCCCAGGCGCTGGGCGCGGGTGTAGTACACGCGGCGTACCTGCCGCACCTGGGCCGTGTCGGTGATGCCCAGGTCGGTGGTTACCATGTCGGCCACACGGTTGCCCTGGTCGCGGTAAATCACGTCGTTGTCGGCCACCACGGCCGTGTCGGCCGAGGGCGTTTGGGCCGCATCCACGGCGGCGGCTTTATCGGGGTTGCACGACGAGAGGCCGAGGGTAACGGCGGCCGCGCAGGAAAGCAGAAGCAGGGTATTTTTCATCGATTCAGCGCAATGGGTGAGGAATAGGGCCAACGTAGCGCAGGGCCCTTGGGCGCTGTACGGTGGAGGTCGGGCCGGGGTTGGGTGGGTCTGCGGTTGAGCTTGGCTGAACTGGGCCAGAAATAGTCCTGAACTTTCGCTTTTATATAGCTGTAGTATGGTATATTCACCGACGCACCGCCCCCGGATGCTTATCTTCACCCGGCGAGAAGCGCAGTCATCATCTAACCCGAGACCAACATGGGGAAATCCCAAGCATCCTTTGGCAAAAAGGAAAACGAAAAAAAACGCTTAAAAAAGAAGAACGAGAAGGCCGACCGCAAGGAGGAACGACAGGCGAATGCCAAAAAAGGTCAGAGCTTGGACGACATGCTGGCCTACGTGGATGAGTTTGGCAACATCTCGGCTACGCCCCCGGACCCGAACCGCAAGAAGCAGGAAATCAAGGCCGAGGACATCCGCATTGCCGTGGCCAAGCAGGAAGACATGGAGCAGCCCGACCCGATCCGCAAGGGCACGGTGGCTTTCTTCAACGAGTCGAAGGGCTACGGTTTCATCAAGGATTCGGAAACCCAGGAAAGCATCTTCGTGCACGCCAATGGCCTGCTGAACCCCATCAAGGAAAACGACAAGGTGACTTTCGAGGTCGAAATGGGCCAGAAAGGTCCCACGGCCGTATCGGTGAAAATGGCTGTCAAGCCTACGCCCGAAGCTCCCGCCGAGTAATTTCCGGCCTGCGGGCCGCTCTACAATAGCTGCAAAGGCTGAAGCTTCCGGGCTTCAGCCTTTTTGTTTGCCAACCGCTTTGCCGCCCGGTAGTCCGGCGGCGTCTTTCTAGCTTTGTGCCGCTGCCCACCCCGGGCCGGCCACTTCACCTTTCTTGCCTGATGCCCCAGCTCCCCCCTACCCCGCCCGCCGAAAAAGACGGTCTGCACCCACGCAACCGCCACCGGGGGCGCTACGACTTTGCGGCCTTGCAGCAGGCCACGCCCGAGCTGGCGCAGTTCGTGGCCGTTAATCAGCACGGAACCGAAACGCTGGACTTTGCCAATCCCGAAGCCGTCAAAACGCTGAACAAGGCCTTGCTGCGGCATTTTTACCACGTGCAGCAGTGGGATATTCCGGCCGGCTACCTGGCCCCGCCCATTCCCGGCCGCGCCGACTACCTGCACTACCTGGCCGACCTGCTGGCCGAAACCAACGGCGGCGCAGTGCCCACTGGCAAGCGGGTGCGGGTGCTGGACGTGGGCGTGGGCGCCAACTGCATTTACCCCATCATCGGGCACCACGAGTACGGCTGGCGCTTTGTGGGCTCCGACGTCGACCCGGTAGCTATTCGGGTGGCCAAGCAGATTGTGGCCGGCAACCCTGGCCTGGCCGGTACGGTGGACCTCCGCCTGCAGCCCCGCACTGCCGACATTTTCAGCGGCATCATCAAGGCCAACGAGCTGTTCGATTTGACCATGTGCAACCCGCCTTTCCACGCGTCGCAGGCCGAGGCGGAGGCAGCTACCCGGCGCAAGGCGCAGAACCTGGGCACGACGGGCGGCGGCAAGCCGGTGCTGAACTTCGGTGGGCAGTCCAACGAGCTGTGGTACGAGGGCGGCGAGGCCACTTTTACCTGGCGCATGGCCGAGGAAAGTGCCCTGCAGCGCAACAACTGCCTGTGGTTTTCGACCCTGATTTCGAAGAAGGAAACTTTGCCTGGCCTCTACAAAACCCTGCAGAAGCGTGGGGCCGTCGACGTGCGCACCATTGGTATGAGCCAGGGCCAGAAAGTGAGCCGAATCGTGGCCTGGACCTTCCTGGACCCGGTCCAGCAGCAGCAGTGGCGGCAGCGGCGCTGGCAAACCAACCAGGGCCCGGCAGAAAAAGCGTCCGAAACCAGACCAGATAAATAAATAGCCTTTCTGCTATTTTAAGGCGCCCGGCCTGCTTATCTTGCCCCCGCCCTGCGGCTTATAATTGTGCGTATCAACCTGATGAGCAACTCATGCTTTGCAGCGGCAGTGGAGCTCAGAACCCACTCCAAAAACGGGGCGTAACCGAAAAGCCTTACGAGTAGGAACCCTTATCCTGTAGTACGCATGGAATACTTTTTACTAGCCCTGAGAAAATACGCCGACTTTAGCGGCCGTGCCCGGCGCAAGGAATACTGGATGTTCATTCTGTTCCAGATCCTGGCCAGCATTGCCGCCGGGATTGTGGACGGGGTTTTGGGCACTGGCTTCGAGTACGGCAGCGGCATGATTTCGGTCTTGGTTTCCCTGGGGCTCTTCCTGCCCGGCTTGGCCGTGGGCGTACGGCGCCTGCACGACGTTAACAAGAGCGGCTGGTTTTGGCTGATTGTCTTCATCCCGCTGGTTGGCGCAATTTGGCTGCTAGTACTGGCCTGCACCGAAGGCACCCGCGGCCCCAACCAGTACGGTCCCGACCCCAAAGGCAGCGCCCTGGCCTTCTAGCCACGGCGACTTTAGCAATAAAAAAGGCGGCAGCTCCGAAGTAGGAGCTGCCGCCTTTTTTATTGCTAAGATCATTCTACCGGCGTTTTTTGGGTTTGCTGACCGGAGGCTTCGTCCTGCTCATTTCGGGGGCGGGCCCGGCAGGGCGGGCCTCCGCGGCTTGGGGCTCGACTGGCTCAATTGGTGCGACGGGCTCGGCCAGACTAGCCAAGGCCGCTTCGGCCGCTTCGGCGCCGGGAAGGGCCTTGTTGGCGGCTTCGTCTTCGGCGTGCTTTTTAGCCAGATACGTCAGGCCGGCCGCTAACAAAGCCACGCCACCCACTACTTTCTGCCCGGTGCTGAGCTTGCCTACCGCACGGGTGGTTTTGCGAAACTTCCGCAGCGCCTGAAAAGCCGTGTCCAGGGCGTTGCCGGACTTTTGGTCTTTGCCTTTTTTCGCGGACTTCTTTTTGTCTTTGTCTTTAGCCATAGCCGTAGGGAGAAAGGTGAAATCAGGGTGGTGAGCAGCCGGCGGGCAAGGCCATCGGCTCCCGCCGGTATTCGCAGGGCCCGCACCCAAGGTTACCCGGGTAGGCAGCTAGTCGGTTAAATTGCCTGGGGAGCAGCTCCTGCCCGCAGGGTGCTTTCCTGGCATTTTGCCTTTGCTTTCGGAGCTACGCAACCCTGTATAAGGACCTGAAAAGCACGCGGCTGACACTTCCGGGAAGCATCAGCCGCGTGCGTGGGCTGTTGAAAGCGGCTAAATGGTAGCGCCTTCGGTGCCGCTCAAAACCTCTCCGGTATTAGCGTCCGTGTCGGAAGCAGCCGCTGGAGTCGGGGTGGTAGCTGCCGCATTGCGGCGCTGGGCCAGGTAGCCGAGGCCCAGGGCCACCAGGGCCGTGCCGCCCACCACTTTCTGGGTGGTGGTGAGC
Above is a genomic segment from Hymenobacter cellulosivorans containing:
- a CDS encoding DUF805 domain-containing protein, which encodes MEYFLLALRKYADFSGRARRKEYWMFILFQILASIAAGIVDGVLGTGFEYGSGMISVLVSLGLFLPGLAVGVRRLHDVNKSGWFWLIVFIPLVGAIWLLVLACTEGTRGPNQYGPDPKGSALAF
- a CDS encoding T-complex 10 C-terminal domain-containing protein, which produces MKNTLLLLSCAAAVTLGLSSCNPDKAAAVDAAQTPSADTAVVADNDVIYRDQGNRVADMVTTDLGITDTAQVRQVRRVYYTRAQRLGELKSRYISDTTGQYVATRQVDTDTDNEIKTVFNDETRYNTYQSNRGRYYGSGYDEGTTVTTTETTTKTTTSAAPAAARPARRGPRIVKYDRDKNGETKIKYANGKTVKIDADGDTKVEYPSGTKVKRDADDGEVKIK
- the rlmF gene encoding 23S rRNA (adenine(1618)-N(6))-methyltransferase RlmF; translated protein: MPQLPPTPPAEKDGLHPRNRHRGRYDFAALQQATPELAQFVAVNQHGTETLDFANPEAVKTLNKALLRHFYHVQQWDIPAGYLAPPIPGRADYLHYLADLLAETNGGAVPTGKRVRVLDVGVGANCIYPIIGHHEYGWRFVGSDVDPVAIRVAKQIVAGNPGLAGTVDLRLQPRTADIFSGIIKANELFDLTMCNPPFHASQAEAEAATRRKAQNLGTTGGGKPVLNFGGQSNELWYEGGEATFTWRMAEESALQRNNCLWFSTLISKKETLPGLYKTLQKRGAVDVRTIGMSQGQKVSRIVAWTFLDPVQQQQWRQRRWQTNQGPAEKASETRPDK
- a CDS encoding cold-shock protein, whose product is MGKSQASFGKKENEKKRLKKKNEKADRKEERQANAKKGQSLDDMLAYVDEFGNISATPPDPNRKKQEIKAEDIRIAVAKQEDMEQPDPIRKGTVAFFNESKGYGFIKDSETQESIFVHANGLLNPIKENDKVTFEVEMGQKGPTAVSVKMAVKPTPEAPAE